A stretch of the Bacillota bacterium genome encodes the following:
- a CDS encoding universal stress protein, with product MFRRILGAIDGSENAYASLRRAVDVLKLSQLTQVAVIEVVPPADPSIVYVPWASAGELEAAEKKRAKGDLDKALAILQEAGIEGTPVVKVGNPAQEIVTAVKEGNYELIVMGRRGTNPLKELLLGGVSQQVLQLAECPVFLGK from the coding sequence ATGTTCAGACGCATACTGGGGGCAATAGACGGTTCCGAAAACGCTTACGCTTCGCTCCGCCGGGCGGTGGATGTTCTGAAACTTTCGCAGTTGACCCAGGTGGCGGTGATCGAGGTCGTACCCCCGGCTGACCCGAGCATCGTCTACGTCCCCTGGGCTTCGGCCGGAGAGCTTGAAGCGGCGGAAAAGAAGCGCGCGAAAGGCGATCTTGACAAAGCCCTGGCGATCTTGCAAGAGGCCGGCATCGAGGGAACGCCGGTCGTTAAAGTGGGAAACCCCGCCCAGGAGATAGTGACGGCGGTCAAGGAAGGAAACTATGAATTAATCGTGATGGGGCGGAGAGGGACCAATCCTTTAAAGGAACTCCTGCTCGGCGGCGTCAGCCAGCAAGTGCTGCAGCTGGCCGAGTGTCCTGTTTTCCTCGGAAAGTAA
- the leuS gene encoding leucine--tRNA ligase, protein MEERYPFRTVEKKWRERWDRTGLYNIEDFSDRPKYYCLEMFPYPSGKLHMGHVRNYAIGDVVARFKTMQGNDVLHPMGWDAFGLPAENAAIKHGVHPRDWTWDNIATMRQQLKKLGVSYDWRREFATCHPDYYRWTQWLFLQFLHRGLAYKKKAPVNWCPSCATVLANEQVVGGGCERCKTPVERRELAQWFLRITAYAERLLDDLEKLPGWPDKVKVMQENWIGRSQGAEASFPVPGTGENIIVYTTRPDTLYGVTYMALAPEHPLVEKLTTPDKKTAVEGFVTQAKNLSELMRTAGEGEKNGLFIGAYCENPLTRERVPVFIANYVLMEYGTGAVMGVPAHDQRDFEFVKKYGLPVRVVIQPGDRELSPETMTEAYVDEGILVNSGHFVGMGNRAAIREITAYLEEKGLGKGRLNYRLRDWLISRQRYWGAPIPVVYCGRCGAVPVPEENLPVLLPYEVAFKPTGESPLKSCPEFVNTSCPRCGAPAERETDTMDTFICSSWYYFRYASAREESAPWDKDKVNRWLPVDQYIGGVEHAILHLLYSRFFTKFFNDAGLVDCTEPFTNLLTQGMVLKDGAKMSKSKGNIVSPEDIMTKYGVDTTRLFILFAAPPERDLEWSDQGVEGCARFLNRVWRLVDSVLPEIKGAVAPKDKLIGVNRELRRLTHITIKRVTEDIERFSLNTAVSAIMELVNGIYRFYDCVPASDRDAGALREACQTLPILLAPFAPYICEELWERLGNTDSVHRQSWPEYAPAHLVQDKVTVVVQINGKVRSRIIVPAEAGSEEMREEALREPRIQEMLRDKDMVKVITVPGKLVNIVVK, encoded by the coding sequence GTGGAAGAAAGGTATCCTTTTCGCACCGTAGAGAAGAAATGGCGTGAGCGCTGGGATAGAACAGGATTGTACAACATAGAAGATTTCAGCGACAGGCCGAAATATTACTGTCTGGAAATGTTCCCGTACCCTTCGGGGAAGCTGCACATGGGGCACGTCCGGAACTACGCCATCGGTGACGTTGTGGCCAGGTTTAAAACAATGCAGGGCAACGATGTGCTGCATCCGATGGGATGGGACGCCTTCGGGCTGCCGGCGGAGAACGCGGCTATAAAGCACGGTGTTCACCCGCGTGACTGGACATGGGACAATATCGCAACCATGCGGCAGCAGCTTAAAAAACTCGGGGTCAGCTATGACTGGCGACGGGAATTTGCCACCTGCCACCCGGATTACTACCGCTGGACGCAGTGGCTGTTCCTTCAATTCCTTCACCGGGGATTGGCCTATAAGAAAAAAGCGCCGGTAAACTGGTGCCCTTCGTGCGCGACGGTGCTGGCCAACGAACAGGTGGTGGGCGGTGGCTGCGAGCGCTGCAAGACGCCGGTGGAGCGGCGCGAACTGGCGCAGTGGTTCTTAAGGATTACCGCATACGCCGAGCGCCTGCTCGATGACCTCGAAAAACTGCCAGGATGGCCTGATAAGGTCAAGGTGATGCAGGAAAACTGGATCGGCAGAAGCCAAGGTGCGGAAGCCTCTTTCCCGGTCCCGGGAACGGGAGAAAATATAATCGTTTACACGACCCGTCCGGACACGCTTTACGGAGTTACTTACATGGCCCTTGCACCGGAGCACCCCCTGGTCGAAAAACTGACGACGCCGGATAAAAAGACTGCGGTTGAGGGGTTCGTAACCCAGGCGAAAAACCTGAGCGAGCTGATGCGTACAGCCGGCGAAGGCGAGAAAAACGGCCTTTTTATCGGCGCTTATTGCGAGAATCCGTTGACCCGGGAAAGGGTTCCGGTATTCATCGCCAATTACGTTCTTATGGAATACGGCACCGGGGCCGTAATGGGCGTACCGGCGCATGACCAGAGGGACTTTGAATTCGTTAAGAAGTACGGGCTTCCGGTAAGGGTGGTCATTCAGCCCGGGGACAGGGAGCTTTCCCCGGAGACGATGACGGAGGCGTACGTTGACGAGGGTATCCTTGTCAATTCCGGTCACTTTGTAGGGATGGGCAACCGTGCGGCGATCAGAGAAATCACCGCCTACCTGGAGGAAAAGGGTTTGGGGAAGGGGCGGTTGAACTACCGTCTGAGGGACTGGTTGATATCCCGGCAGCGTTACTGGGGGGCGCCCATCCCGGTGGTTTACTGCGGGCGGTGCGGCGCCGTGCCGGTTCCGGAGGAAAACCTGCCGGTGCTGTTGCCGTATGAAGTGGCTTTTAAGCCCACCGGCGAGTCACCCTTAAAAAGCTGCCCGGAATTCGTTAATACCTCCTGTCCGCGTTGCGGTGCTCCCGCCGAGCGGGAGACCGATACCATGGACACGTTCATTTGTTCGTCGTGGTATTATTTTCGTTACGCGAGCGCCCGGGAGGAAAGCGCGCCGTGGGACAAAGACAAGGTTAACCGCTGGCTCCCGGTGGACCAATACATCGGTGGCGTCGAACACGCCATTCTCCACCTGCTCTATTCCCGCTTCTTTACAAAGTTTTTTAATGACGCCGGCCTGGTTGACTGCACGGAGCCTTTCACCAACCTTTTGACCCAGGGGATGGTCCTCAAAGACGGGGCCAAGATGTCCAAATCCAAAGGAAACATCGTTAGCCCCGAGGATATTATGACAAAATACGGGGTGGATACAACCCGACTTTTCATTCTGTTCGCCGCGCCGCCGGAACGCGACCTTGAGTGGAGTGACCAGGGAGTGGAGGGCTGCGCCCGGTTTTTAAACCGCGTCTGGCGGTTGGTCGATTCTGTGTTGCCGGAGATAAAAGGGGCGGTCGCTCCAAAGGATAAGCTCATCGGGGTCAACCGGGAACTCCGGCGGCTTACCCACATCACGATTAAGAGGGTCACCGAGGACATTGAGCGGTTTAGCTTAAACACCGCCGTCAGCGCCATTATGGAACTGGTCAACGGGATTTATCGTTTTTATGATTGCGTTCCCGCGAGCGACCGGGATGCCGGGGCCTTGCGGGAAGCGTGTCAAACACTTCCTATCCTTCTTGCACCTTTTGCTCCTTACATCTGCGAGGAGTTGTGGGAACGTCTTGGAAACACAGACAGCGTTCACCGGCAATCCTGGCCGGAGTATGCCCCTGCGCACCTTGTTCAGGACAAGGTTACCGTTGTGGTTCAGATAAACGGGAAGGTGCGCAGCCGAATCATAGTGCCGGCGGAAGCCGGGTCGGAGGAGATGAGGGAAGAAGCCCTTCGCGAACCCCGTATTCAGGAAATGCTTAGGGATAAAGATATGGTAAAGGTTATAACCGTTCCGGGCAAACTGGTAAACATCGTGGTAAAATAA
- the rsfS gene encoding ribosome silencing factor: MMLDVGPQGLLDLIVRAAGEKKAFDVLILHVGNLTPISDYFVLLSGRSTVQVKAIAEHIQEKLTEQNVPVLRREGFRDGHWVLLDYGDIVVHIFLEEEREFYGLERLWHDAPVLRPVVNGLT, from the coding sequence ATGATGTTGGACGTAGGTCCCCAGGGTTTGCTTGACCTGATCGTCCGGGCCGCAGGGGAAAAGAAAGCGTTCGATGTCCTTATTTTACATGTTGGGAACCTAACACCAATCTCAGATTATTTTGTCTTGTTGAGCGGCAGGTCGACGGTTCAGGTCAAGGCAATTGCCGAGCACATCCAGGAAAAGCTTACGGAGCAGAACGTACCGGTTCTTCGCCGGGAAGGGTTCCGCGACGGCCACTGGGTGTTGTTGGATTACGGGGATATTGTGGTACACATCTTTCTAGAGGAGGAGCGCGAGTTCTACGGTCTCGAACGTCTGTGGCACGATGCGCCGGTGTTGAGACCGGTAGTCAACGGCTTGACCTGA
- a CDS encoding RNA-binding protein yields the protein MARTLYVGNLPWSTKAEDLQEAFASYGEVLSSRIISDRQTGRSRGFGFVEVRDEDADAMINALNGTEFGGRVIVVNEARERQNDVRR from the coding sequence GTGGCGCGGACCCTTTACGTGGGCAACCTTCCGTGGTCGACCAAGGCCGAGGATCTCCAAGAGGCCTTTGCGTCTTACGGCGAGGTGCTATCCAGCCGGATTATTTCCGACCGGCAAACCGGGCGTTCCCGTGGTTTCGGCTTTGTCGAAGTGCGCGATGAGGACGCGGACGCAATGATCAACGCTCTCAACGGCACGGAGTTCGGCGGCCGGGTTATTGTTGTTAACGAGGCCCGGGAGCGGCAGAACGACGTCAGGCGGTAA
- the nadD gene encoding nicotinate-nucleotide adenylyltransferase produces MRLGLMGGTFDPIHYGHLAAAEAVRHELELAKVVFVPAGRPPHKAGHQVSPAVHRMAMVRQAVASNPFFEVSDIEVDRPGPSFTVDTVKEYGRLYPGAEIYFLTGTDAVAEIASWHRFEELLGLCRLTSAIRPGCTREVQERLARLPESIRCRVHLVEVPAVAVSSTEIRERVYFGKPVKYLLPETVEDYIIRHGLYRTVKA; encoded by the coding sequence ATGCGACTAGGTTTGATGGGCGGTACGTTTGACCCTATTCATTATGGTCACCTGGCGGCTGCAGAAGCGGTCCGGCACGAGTTGGAACTCGCGAAGGTTGTCTTTGTTCCGGCAGGACGTCCACCCCACAAAGCAGGCCATCAGGTTTCGCCGGCGGTTCACCGGATGGCGATGGTCCGTCAGGCGGTGGCCTCCAACCCGTTTTTTGAGGTGTCCGACATCGAGGTCGACCGTCCTGGTCCTTCCTTTACGGTGGACACGGTTAAGGAATACGGCCGCCTTTATCCTGGAGCGGAGATCTATTTTTTAACCGGAACGGATGCGGTGGCCGAGATAGCTTCATGGCACAGGTTTGAAGAATTGCTGGGGCTCTGCAGGTTAACATCCGCCATCCGGCCGGGGTGCACCCGAGAGGTTCAGGAGCGCCTGGCGCGGTTACCGGAGTCAATCCGGTGCAGGGTTCATCTGGTCGAAGTCCCCGCGGTTGCCGTTTCATCAACGGAAATCCGGGAGCGGGTGTATTTTGGGAAGCCGGTTAAGTACCTCCTTCCCGAGACGGTGGAGGATTATATCATACGACACGGGTTATACCGAACGGTAAAAGCATGA
- a CDS encoding HIT domain-containing protein, producing METLWAPWRAVYITKDKREGECIFCDKLKDDRDAENHLLVRRELCFVLLNIFPYNSGHLMVSPNRHASDITELTPEESLALFQLTQEMVDLMRRVMGPHGFNIGINLGRVAGAGYPGHFHIHIVPRWDGDTSFMPVIGDVKVVSESLDRTYAKLKEALEAGG from the coding sequence ATGGAAACACTATGGGCGCCCTGGCGGGCGGTTTACATAACAAAGGACAAGCGCGAAGGGGAATGCATTTTTTGCGATAAACTTAAGGACGACCGGGACGCGGAAAATCATCTGCTGGTACGGCGGGAGCTGTGTTTTGTGCTGCTTAACATCTTCCCTTACAACAGCGGGCACCTTATGGTATCGCCGAACCGGCACGCTTCGGACATCACCGAGCTTACGCCGGAAGAGTCACTCGCCCTCTTCCAGCTTACTCAGGAGATGGTCGACCTGATGCGGCGGGTGATGGGACCGCACGGCTTCAACATCGGCATTAATCTCGGGCGTGTTGCCGGGGCGGGTTACCCCGGGCATTTCCATATTCATATCGTGCCCAGGTGGGACGGGGATACAAGCTTTATGCCGGTGATCGGCGACGTCAAGGTGGTTTCCGAGAGCCTTGACCGGACTTACGCAAAATTAAAGGAAGCGCTGGAAGCTGGTGGGTAG
- the proB gene encoding glutamate 5-kinase, which translates to MGKPRDFSRFKRIVVKVGTSSLTNKTGKLNLGQIAKLVRELAVAHNEGREVLLVTSGAVGAGMGRLGFKSRPRTIPEKQACAAVGQGLLLQRYEKLFAEHRITVGQVLLTRDDFSDRRRFLNARNTLLTLLKLRVFPIINENDTVAVDEIRFGDNDTLSALVGDLVEAEMLLILSDVDGLYTGDPRKDPDARLIPEVAGITAEIEKLAGGCGSAVGTGGMATKFQAAQMVGRSGAVMVVAAAAADDIIRRVLAGENVGTVFRPAERMEGRKRWILFGATVQGRIYVDDGAARALTEGGKSLLPSGVVRVEGDFEAGHPVSVVDPQGREIARGLVNYSASEVDRIKGAKTSRIAQLIGAQPYDEVIHRNNLVANVQ; encoded by the coding sequence TTGGGCAAACCTAGGGATTTCAGCCGTTTTAAACGGATTGTGGTCAAAGTCGGCACAAGTTCCCTGACCAATAAAACGGGGAAGCTGAACCTCGGGCAGATCGCTAAGCTTGTCCGAGAACTGGCCGTCGCGCACAACGAGGGACGGGAGGTCCTGCTGGTTACCTCAGGCGCGGTCGGTGCCGGAATGGGACGTCTCGGATTTAAATCGCGTCCCAGGACGATCCCCGAGAAACAGGCCTGCGCCGCGGTCGGACAGGGTCTCTTGCTTCAGAGATATGAGAAGCTTTTTGCGGAACACAGGATTACGGTGGGCCAGGTGCTGCTTACACGGGACGATTTTTCCGACCGGCGACGGTTCCTGAACGCCCGCAACACGCTCCTTACTCTTCTAAAGCTCCGGGTCTTCCCTATTATCAACGAAAATGATACCGTGGCCGTTGACGAAATCCGGTTCGGCGATAACGATACCCTCTCGGCGCTTGTCGGGGACCTTGTAGAAGCCGAGATGCTCCTGATACTGTCGGATGTGGACGGGCTTTATACGGGCGATCCCCGCAAGGACCCCGATGCCCGGTTGATTCCCGAGGTCGCGGGGATTACCGCGGAAATTGAAAAGCTTGCCGGTGGGTGCGGTTCCGCGGTAGGTACCGGCGGAATGGCGACCAAGTTTCAGGCGGCGCAGATGGTCGGCCGAAGCGGGGCGGTGATGGTTGTCGCGGCGGCGGCCGCGGATGACATCATCCGACGGGTGCTTGCGGGCGAAAACGTCGGTACGGTGTTCCGGCCGGCCGAACGGATGGAGGGACGGAAACGCTGGATACTGTTCGGCGCAACCGTCCAGGGTCGTATTTACGTCGATGACGGCGCAGCCAGGGCGCTGACGGAAGGGGGGAAAAGCCTTCTCCCGTCGGGTGTTGTAAGGGTTGAAGGTGATTTTGAAGCCGGGCACCCCGTGAGCGTCGTCGATCCACAGGGGCGGGAGATCGCAAGAGGGCTGGTCAACTATTCAGCCTCGGAGGTCGACCGGATTAAGGGAGCCAAGACCTCGCGCATCGCTCAGCTTATTGGGGCGCAGCCTTACGACGAAGTGATTCACCGAAATAATCTTGTTGCGAATGTTCAGTAA
- the obgE gene encoding GTPase ObgE, which translates to MFYDYLKISVKAGDGGNGCVAFRREKYVPYGGPSGGDGGRGGHVILQAAAELRTLVDFRSKRHLRAERGGHGEGKQMHGKNGADLVLRVPVGTVVRDASSGELLVDLTGGGQEAVVARGGRGGRGNARFATPTEKAPRFAEKGEPGEERLLELELKLLADVGLIGFPNAGKSTILSRVSAARPKIADYPFTTMEPYLGVVRPAEGESFVLADLPGLIEGAHSGAGLGHQFLRHIERTRLLVHVVDAAGTDGRDPVENVAAINREIELYSPELSLRPQVVAANKMDLPEGRANLDRLRAALRNREIYPVSAVTGEGLDRLMSRVAAHLRELPAPEPVELTRAVVVEEPLRVRREDEVFVVESREIERRVAMTDLDNPEAVRRLKRYFSQTGLEENLRSAGIKPGETVRIGQDHFEYWPDEKT; encoded by the coding sequence ATGTTTTATGATTATTTGAAAATTTCCGTAAAGGCGGGCGACGGTGGAAACGGCTGTGTGGCTTTTCGCCGGGAAAAGTATGTTCCGTACGGCGGTCCGTCGGGCGGCGACGGCGGGCGCGGCGGGCACGTTATCCTCCAGGCCGCCGCGGAGTTGAGAACGCTGGTAGATTTCCGTTCCAAGCGGCACCTTAGAGCCGAGCGGGGCGGGCACGGCGAAGGGAAACAGATGCACGGGAAAAACGGCGCCGACCTCGTCCTGCGCGTACCGGTCGGTACCGTGGTCCGCGATGCGTCGTCAGGTGAGTTGCTGGTCGACCTTACAGGCGGCGGGCAGGAAGCCGTTGTTGCCCGCGGCGGGCGGGGAGGCCGTGGAAACGCCCGCTTTGCCACCCCTACGGAGAAGGCGCCCCGTTTTGCGGAAAAGGGGGAACCGGGCGAGGAACGCCTGCTTGAACTCGAGCTGAAGCTGCTTGCGGATGTAGGCTTGATCGGCTTTCCGAACGCTGGGAAGTCCACCATCTTGTCGCGTGTATCGGCCGCGCGGCCGAAAATCGCGGACTATCCGTTTACGACCATGGAGCCCTATCTCGGTGTGGTTAGACCGGCCGAGGGGGAGAGCTTTGTGCTGGCGGATCTTCCGGGCCTGATCGAGGGCGCGCATTCCGGCGCCGGACTCGGGCACCAGTTTCTCCGGCATATCGAACGAACCCGGCTGCTGGTGCACGTGGTTGATGCCGCGGGTACCGACGGCAGGGACCCGGTGGAAAACGTTGCGGCGATCAACCGCGAAATTGAGCTATATAGTCCGGAACTGTCCTTGAGGCCGCAGGTGGTGGCGGCGAACAAGATGGACCTGCCGGAAGGCCGCGCCAACTTGGACCGGCTGCGGGCCGCTCTGCGTAACCGGGAGATATATCCGGTTTCCGCCGTTACCGGGGAGGGGCTCGACCGGCTGATGTCCCGGGTGGCGGCGCATCTGCGGGAGTTACCCGCGCCGGAGCCCGTGGAGCTCACGCGGGCCGTAGTCGTAGAAGAACCTTTGCGCGTGCGCCGGGAAGATGAGGTCTTTGTGGTGGAAAGCAGAGAAATCGAGCGTCGGGTAGCAATGACCGACCTCGACAACCCCGAGGCCGTCCGCCGGCTAAAACGGTACTTTTCCCAGACCGGGCTGGAAGAAAACCTTCGTTCGGCCGGGATAAAACCGGGGGAGACGGTACGCATCGGCCAGGACCATTTCGAGTACTGGCCGGATGAAAAAACATAG
- a CDS encoding Spo0B domain-containing protein yields MDLEEALRLLRGQYHDFLNHLQIVSGLVDLGRTDKIKDAVRRAAGEFETRGRVAKMGLTEVSWALLLLQMDAVPAGLKVSCELEKALVESGVPNAAVLRKLHAAMISRVSGTGREWPLKITGRNVPGGYALTYAGPWDWREIIETVGDAAADSGSSFELGGENAVTVVLQPGER; encoded by the coding sequence ATGGACCTGGAAGAGGCATTGAGGTTGTTACGGGGACAGTACCATGATTTTTTAAACCATCTTCAGATCGTATCCGGTCTGGTGGACCTGGGACGGACGGATAAGATTAAAGATGCTGTCCGGCGGGCGGCGGGAGAGTTCGAGACGCGGGGACGGGTGGCCAAGATGGGCCTGACGGAGGTCTCCTGGGCGCTTCTTCTTTTGCAGATGGACGCGGTTCCCGCGGGGCTCAAAGTCTCCTGCGAGTTGGAAAAGGCTTTAGTGGAGAGTGGAGTTCCGAATGCGGCCGTTTTGCGTAAACTGCACGCGGCAATGATTTCCCGGGTCTCGGGCACGGGGCGGGAGTGGCCGTTAAAGATAACCGGCCGTAACGTTCCGGGGGGCTACGCCTTGACCTATGCCGGACCCTGGGACTGGCGGGAAATAATAGAGACGGTTGGCGACGCTGCCGCCGATTCCGGCTCTTCCTTCGAACTTGGCGGGGAAAACGCGGTAACGGTCGTGTTGCAACCGGGTGAACGATAG
- a CDS encoding cofactor-independent phosphoglycerate mutase: MKYVVVLIDGMADYPCAELRGKTPLAYALTPNMDLLASRGGLGMARTVPEGLPPGSDVANLSVLGYDPRECYTGRAPFEAASMGVELGLEDVAFRCNLVTLSPGGALGSRVMLDYSADEISSDDARELIAAVQMRLGSGEISFYPGISYRHLMVWRGGPADTVLTPPHDITDRTVEDYLPQGKGSEVLRGLIETSAAFLTDERVNLRLIDGGKRPANAVWFWGQGRRPQLTAFEDLFGIKGSVIAAVDLIRGIGALAGMRVPVVPGATGNIHTNYRGKARVALEELAGGRDFVFVHVEAADEAGHQGDIEAKVRAIEDVDAKVLGEILSGLKDVSPDWRLMVLPDHPTPLALRTHTAEPVPFVIAGDSAAPGAVEGTVFTEETARNSGGEIFDGWRLMPHFLSRRA; the protein is encoded by the coding sequence GTGAAATACGTCGTCGTACTGATCGATGGGATGGCCGATTATCCATGTGCCGAACTGAGAGGTAAAACCCCTCTCGCCTACGCTCTTACACCGAATATGGATCTCCTTGCGTCGCGCGGCGGGTTGGGTATGGCGCGGACGGTTCCGGAAGGACTGCCTCCGGGAAGCGACGTGGCCAACCTGTCGGTTCTGGGTTATGACCCCCGTGAGTGTTACACCGGCCGGGCACCCTTCGAAGCGGCGAGCATGGGCGTTGAACTCGGGCTCGAAGACGTGGCCTTCAGGTGCAACCTGGTAACGCTTTCACCGGGAGGGGCACTTGGGTCGCGGGTGATGCTTGATTACAGCGCCGACGAAATATCCTCCGATGATGCGCGGGAATTGATCGCCGCGGTGCAGATGCGTCTGGGGAGCGGGGAAATCTCGTTTTACCCCGGGATAAGCTACCGCCACCTTATGGTATGGCGGGGAGGTCCTGCGGACACGGTTCTCACCCCGCCGCACGACATCACGGACAGGACGGTGGAGGATTACCTGCCCCAGGGCAAGGGAAGCGAGGTGCTGCGCGGTCTTATCGAGACCAGCGCGGCCTTCCTTACGGACGAGCGCGTAAACCTCCGGCTTATCGACGGCGGCAAGCGGCCGGCAAACGCCGTCTGGTTCTGGGGTCAGGGCCGAAGGCCGCAGCTTACGGCGTTCGAAGATCTTTTCGGGATTAAGGGGAGCGTTATCGCGGCGGTGGACCTGATCCGTGGGATCGGCGCGCTTGCAGGGATGCGGGTTCCGGTGGTCCCGGGGGCGACGGGCAACATCCACACGAATTACAGGGGTAAGGCCCGGGTGGCGCTCGAAGAGCTGGCGGGAGGCCGGGACTTTGTTTTCGTGCACGTCGAGGCCGCCGATGAGGCCGGACACCAAGGGGACATCGAGGCGAAGGTCCGGGCTATTGAAGACGTAGACGCCAAGGTATTGGGTGAGATCCTGAGCGGGTTGAAGGACGTCTCCCCCGACTGGCGGCTTATGGTCTTACCCGACCATCCAACGCCCTTGGCGCTGCGAACCCATACCGCGGAACCGGTTCCTTTCGTTATCGCGGGCGACAGCGCGGCGCCGGGGGCCGTCGAGGGGACAGTCTTCACGGAGGAAACAGCCAGGAATTCCGGGGGGGAGATTTTCGACGGCTGGCGGCTGATGCCGCATTTCCTGTCGCGCCGGGCATAA
- the rpmA gene encoding 50S ribosomal protein L27: MAHKKGMGSSRNGRDSAAKRLGIKSSDGKLVNAGAIIVRQRGTRIHPGKNVGRGGDDTLFALANGYVRFHSRGQEKKLVSVLPEITD, from the coding sequence ATGGCGCATAAAAAAGGTATGGGAAGCTCGCGCAACGGGCGCGATTCCGCCGCGAAGCGCTTGGGAATTAAGAGCTCGGACGGGAAGTTGGTTAATGCCGGCGCCATCATCGTCCGGCAGCGGGGAACCCGCATCCACCCCGGAAAGAATGTCGGCCGGGGCGGCGATGACACACTTTTTGCTCTCGCAAACGGGTACGTCCGGTTCCACTCCCGCGGCCAGGAGAAGAAGCTCGTAAGCGTTTTGCCGGAAATTACTGATTAA
- the rplU gene encoding 50S ribosomal protein L21, with the protein MFAIIQTGGKQYRVEEGQKLRVEMMDVPVGETFETKALMLAKEDEVKIGTPELEGVKVSLKVLRHGRGKKVTVFKYKSKKNYRRKQGHRQPFSELLVEKIAY; encoded by the coding sequence TTGTTTGCGATTATTCAAACAGGTGGAAAGCAGTACCGGGTTGAAGAGGGTCAGAAGCTCAGGGTTGAAATGATGGACGTTCCGGTTGGCGAGACGTTCGAAACCAAGGCGCTTATGCTGGCGAAGGAAGATGAGGTAAAGATCGGGACGCCCGAGTTGGAGGGCGTGAAGGTCAGCCTGAAGGTGCTCCGGCACGGCAGGGGCAAGAAGGTTACGGTATTTAAATACAAGTCGAAGAAAAACTACCGGCGCAAGCAGGGTCACCGCCAGCCTTTCAGTGAGCTGCTGGTGGAAAAGATAGCGTATTAA
- a CDS encoding methylated-DNA--[protein]-cysteine S-methyltransferase: protein MTIETIEVPGKGFFTAVWNMRGLEQLLFPGEIRAPRLSVERNSGCLPGWHAVLDANLRAYFCGRPVDFSGIPVDLKGYTPFQAQVLSFIRGLPFGSVSTYGQVAGGIGRPGGARAVGQALGRNRTPIIIPCHRVLGSRSIGGFSSGLSWKETLLRLEGFEGT, encoded by the coding sequence ATGACAATTGAAACCATAGAGGTTCCGGGTAAAGGGTTTTTTACCGCCGTTTGGAATATGCGGGGGTTGGAACAGCTGCTTTTTCCCGGCGAGATCCGCGCACCGCGCCTGAGTGTGGAAAGAAACTCCGGCTGTCTGCCAGGGTGGCACGCGGTTCTGGACGCAAACCTGAGGGCTTATTTCTGCGGCAGGCCGGTTGATTTTTCCGGTATACCGGTGGACCTTAAAGGTTACACCCCTTTCCAGGCGCAGGTGTTAAGTTTTATAAGGGGACTGCCTTTCGGTTCGGTTTCCACATACGGCCAGGTCGCCGGCGGCATAGGCCGTCCGGGTGGAGCCCGGGCGGTGGGACAGGCGCTCGGGAGAAACCGCACACCGATAATCATACCCTGCCACCGGGTCCTTGGAAGTCGTTCCATCGGCGGGTTCAGCTCGGGACTCTCCTGGAAGGAGACCTTGCTGCGGCTCGAGGGCTTTGAAGGAACGTGA